A genomic region of Zalophus californianus isolate mZalCal1 chromosome 11, mZalCal1.pri.v2, whole genome shotgun sequence contains the following coding sequences:
- the LOC113914832 gene encoding tripartite motif-containing protein 34-like, protein MEKITESKLNPEKELKRNLCVHHEEKLLLFCKEDRKVICWLCERSQEHHGHHTFPAEEVVKECQEKLQAALERLRKEQQKAEKLEADIREERTSWKFQIQTERQRIWTEFDQLRNILDSEEQRELQELEGEEKRILDSLAEAEAELAQQNQLVKELISDLEHRCKWSTVDLLQDMSGIMKWSEIWTLKKPKTVSKRLKSVFHAPDLSTMLRTYRELTRVQCYWVDITLNPINLNLSLVLSEDQRKVMSVPIWPVKCTNYGILGSQYFSSGKHYWEIDVSQKTAWILGVYCRTRFRNIKFGVRQGTVHQNVYSRYRPQCGYWVIGLQNKFEYKAFEESSTSHPRVLTISMAVPPHRVGVFLDYDAGIVSFFNVTNHGSLIYKFSKCCFSHTAYPYFNPWNCPGPIILCPPRS, encoded by the exons ATGGAGAAAATCACAGAGTCCAAGTTGAACCCAGAGAAGGAGCTGAAGAGAAACCTCTGTGTGCACCATGAAGAGAAACTCCTGCTCTTCTGTAAGGAGGATAGGAAGGTCATTTGTTGGCTTTGTGAGCGGTCTCAGGAGCACCATGGTCACCACACATTCCCCGCGGAGGAAGTAGTCAAGGAATGTCAG GAGAAGCTCCAGGCAGCTCTGGAGAGGCTGAGGAAGGAGCAACAGAAAGCTGAGAAGTTGGAAGCTGACATCAGAGAAGAGCggacttcctggaag TTCCAGATACAGACTGAGAGACAAAGGATATGGACAGAATTCGATCAGCTTAGAAACATCCTGGAcagtgaggagcagagagaactGCAAGAattggagggagaggagaagaggatCCTGGATAGCttggctgaggctgaggctgagctGGCTCAGCAGAACCAGTTGGTGAAAGAGCTCATCTCAGATCTGGAGCATCGCTGTAAATGGTCAACAGTGGACCTGCTGCAG gACATGAGTGGAATCATGAAATG GAGTGAGATCTGGACACTGAAGAAGCCAAAAACTGTTTCCAAAAGACTGAAGAGTGTATTCCATGCTCCGGATCTGAGCACAATGCTGCGCACGTATAGAG AGCTAACACGTGTCCAGTGCTACTGGG tgGACATCACACTGAATCCAATCAACTTAAATTTAAGCCTTGTCCTTTCAGAAGATCAGAGAAAAGTGATGTCTGTGCCAATTTGGCCTGTTAAGTGTACTAATTATGGTATCTTGGGCTCCCAATATTTCTCTTCAGGGAAACACTACTGGGAAATCGATGTGTCCCAGAAGACTGCCTGGATTCTGGGGGTATACTGTAGAACACGTTTCCGTAATATAAAGTTTGGCGTTAGACAAGGCACAGTGCATCAGAATGTTTACTCCAGATACAGACCTCAATGTGGCTACTGGGTTATTGGGTTACAGAATAAATTTGAGTATAAGGCCTTTGAGGAGTCTTCTACATCTCATCCCAGGGTCTTGACTATTTCCATGGCTGTTCCTCCCCATCGTGTTGGGGTTTTCCTAGACTATGATGCAGGCATTGTCTCATTTTTCAATGTCACAAACCACGGGTCACTCATCTACAAATTTTCTAAATGTTGCTTTTCTCACACTGCTTATCCATACTTCAATCCTTGGAACTGTCCAGGCCCCATCATCCTGTGCCCACCACGTTCCTGA